Proteins from a genomic interval of Verrucomicrobium sp.:
- a CDS encoding glycosyltransferase, protein MSDAPSLPRIVARAKFLYEGEKKFLIQGATYGPFRPRTEGGPHLPAPEEVERDFQLMTAMGVNTLRIYHPPPAWFLDQAARHRLRVLVTLPWVKRVLFLDDRAVLSQIRENLISAVRQNAGHPALLGYFIDNEIPPDLVRWYGPRKMEAFLDSLVALVKKHDPGALATYANFPPTEYLLPAGVDFLSYNVYLHEEKDLANYLARLQNLAGEKPLILSEFGMDTIRHPQAEQAELLKRHVNTVFKAGLAGTIIFSWTDEWFTDGVDIEDWAFGVVTKDRAPKEAYRALQPILGGGDRPLHDRFPLAQAPRVSVVVCSYNGAKTLRDCLVSLEALDYPDYEVILVDDGSTDDTQAIAAQFPRVRNIRQENKGLSVARNVGIAAATGEIVAFTDSDCMADKDWLYFLVQAMLRGGFKAVGGPNISPPATDWVQATVAAAPGSPSHVLLTDTVAEHVPGCNMAYYKSALEEIGGFDPEYRKAGDDVDLCWRLMQRGYQIGFSPAAVVWHYRRFTVKAYFGQQTGYGEAEALLRYKHLNYFGTTGSAIWHGRVYTQVRMDPLFLRPVVYHGIFGTGFFQSVYPRNENPFLQLFGSLEWVVLAAMVLVLSIPLPPLRLVPLILFGLTVLAGLSYMTRARIEPRFDGVRSRLLLFYLAVAQPLRRGWARYFTWLRGKRTPPAVIAAPEKEPHASSGFWSAGHLTFWSEGGRERTELLHEVERLLDAEGWNYSPDTGWTDWDLHLFASRWWNLRLRTMTEIYPHGRRLTRVGNFLVASTFSKLIVGGLILFGTALTVTSWRVAPFFAGTLGLFLFFWLLHGLRLRHRVAEGVHVAAIRAGLQAVRKE, encoded by the coding sequence ATGTCTGACGCCCCCTCCCTTCCGCGCATCGTCGCGCGGGCGAAGTTCCTCTACGAGGGGGAGAAGAAATTCCTCATCCAGGGGGCGACGTACGGCCCCTTCCGCCCCCGCACGGAGGGCGGCCCCCACCTGCCCGCGCCGGAGGAGGTGGAACGCGATTTCCAGCTGATGACGGCGATGGGGGTCAACACCCTGCGCATCTACCACCCGCCCCCGGCGTGGTTCCTGGACCAGGCGGCGCGCCACCGGCTGCGCGTCCTCGTCACCCTGCCGTGGGTCAAGCGCGTCCTCTTCCTGGACGACCGCGCCGTCCTCTCCCAGATCCGGGAGAACCTGATTTCCGCCGTCCGGCAGAACGCCGGGCACCCGGCCCTCCTCGGCTACTTCATCGACAACGAGATTCCGCCCGACCTGGTCCGCTGGTACGGGCCGCGGAAGATGGAGGCGTTCCTCGACAGCCTCGTCGCCCTGGTGAAGAAGCACGATCCCGGCGCGCTGGCCACCTACGCCAATTTCCCGCCGACCGAGTATCTCCTCCCCGCCGGCGTCGACTTCCTTTCCTACAACGTCTACCTGCACGAGGAAAAGGACCTGGCCAACTACCTGGCCCGCCTGCAGAACCTGGCGGGGGAAAAGCCGCTCATCTTAAGCGAATTCGGCATGGACACCATCCGCCACCCGCAGGCGGAGCAGGCGGAGCTGCTGAAGCGGCACGTGAACACCGTCTTCAAGGCGGGCCTGGCCGGGACGATCATCTTCTCCTGGACCGACGAGTGGTTCACCGACGGCGTCGACATCGAGGACTGGGCCTTCGGCGTCGTGACGAAGGACCGCGCGCCGAAGGAGGCCTACCGCGCCCTCCAGCCGATCCTGGGCGGCGGCGACCGTCCCCTCCACGACCGCTTCCCCCTGGCGCAGGCGCCGCGCGTCTCCGTCGTCGTCTGCTCCTACAACGGGGCCAAGACGCTGCGGGACTGCCTCGTCTCCCTGGAGGCCCTCGACTACCCCGATTACGAGGTGATCCTGGTCGACGACGGCTCGACCGACGACACTCAGGCCATCGCCGCGCAATTCCCCCGCGTGCGGAACATCCGGCAGGAGAACAAGGGCCTCTCCGTGGCGCGCAACGTCGGCATCGCGGCGGCCACCGGCGAGATCGTCGCCTTCACCGATTCCGACTGCATGGCGGACAAGGACTGGCTCTATTTCCTCGTCCAGGCGATGCTCCGCGGCGGCTTCAAGGCCGTCGGCGGGCCGAACATCTCCCCTCCCGCGACCGACTGGGTGCAGGCCACCGTGGCCGCCGCGCCCGGCTCCCCCAGCCACGTCCTTTTGACCGACACCGTGGCGGAGCACGTCCCCGGCTGCAACATGGCCTATTACAAGAGCGCGCTGGAGGAGATCGGCGGCTTCGATCCCGAATACCGCAAGGCGGGCGACGACGTCGACCTCTGCTGGCGCCTCATGCAGCGCGGCTACCAGATCGGCTTCTCCCCGGCGGCCGTCGTCTGGCACTACCGGCGCTTCACCGTGAAGGCCTACTTCGGCCAGCAGACCGGCTACGGGGAGGCGGAGGCCCTCCTGCGCTACAAGCACCTCAACTACTTCGGCACCACCGGCTCGGCCATCTGGCACGGGCGCGTCTACACCCAGGTGCGGATGGACCCCCTCTTCCTGCGCCCCGTCGTCTACCACGGCATCTTCGGCACCGGCTTCTTCCAGTCCGTCTACCCGCGCAACGAGAATCCCTTCCTCCAGCTCTTCGGCAGCCTGGAATGGGTGGTCCTGGCGGCCATGGTCCTGGTCCTCTCCATTCCGCTGCCGCCGCTGCGGCTGGTGCCGCTCATCCTCTTCGGCCTCACCGTCCTTGCCGGGCTCTCCTACATGACGCGCGCGCGCATCGAGCCGCGCTTCGACGGCGTCCGCTCCCGCCTCCTCCTCTTCTACCTGGCGGTGGCGCAGCCGCTGCGGCGCGGCTGGGCGCGCTACTTCACCTGGCTGCGGGGCAAACGCACGCCCCCCGCCGTCATCGCCGCGCCGGAGAAGGAGCCCCACGCCTCCAGCGGCTTCTGGAGCGCCGGGCACCTCACCTTTTGGAGCGAGGGCGGCCGCGAGCGGACCGAGCTGCTGCACGAGGTGGAGCGCCTGCTCGACGCGGAGGGCTGGAACTACTCCCCGGACACCGGCTGGACCGATTGGGACCTCCACCTCTTCGCCAGCCGCTGGTGGAACCTGCGCCTGCGCACCATGACGGAGATCTACCCGCACGGGCGGCGGCTCACCCGGGTGGGGAATTTCCTCGTCGCCAGCACCTTTTCCAAGCTGATCGTCGGCGGCCTGATCCTTTTCGGCACCGCGCTGACCGTCACCTCCTGGAGAGTGGCGCCGTTCTTCGCCGGGACCCTGGGGCTCTTCCTCTTCTTCTGGCTCCTGCACGGCCTGCGCCTGCGCCACCGGGTGGCGGAGGGAGTCCACGTCGCCGCCATCCGCGCCGGCCTCCAGGCCGTGCGCAAGGAGTAG
- the fumC gene encoding class II fumarate hydratase, with amino-acid sequence MSHTAPAVQPPNTRMESDSMGKIPVPNDRYYGAQTARSLIHFDIGPDLMPREVVHAFGTLKKACALVNRDLGKLSPELCDLIVKAADEVAAGKLDDHFPLRVWQTGSGTQSNMNVNEVISNRAIEMAGGVLGSKKPVHPNDHVNMSQSSNDTFPGAMSIAAALETEKTLLPAVEKLRAALDKKAKEFAPIVKIGRTHLMDATPLTLGQEFSGYVALLEADLARIKSVLPDLDKLALGGSAVGTGLNTHPEFAARVAAKIAELTGHPFVTAPNKFAALSAHDELVMASGALRTLAVSLMKIANDVRWLGSGPRCGLGELTLPENEPGSSIMPGKVNPTQCEAMTMVCVQVMGNDAAIGFGGSQGNFELNVFKPVMIHNYLHSVRLLADACRSFVEHCVEGIVPNKEKIAHYLSDSLMLVTALSPKIGYDKAAQIAHEAHVKHSTLRAVAIELGYLTGAEFDGLVKPEEMTHP; translated from the coding sequence ATGAGCCACACCGCGCCCGCCGTCCAGCCTCCGAACACCCGCATGGAATCGGACAGCATGGGGAAGATCCCCGTGCCGAACGACCGCTACTACGGGGCGCAGACGGCCCGCTCCCTCATCCACTTCGACATCGGCCCCGACCTGATGCCGCGGGAAGTGGTCCACGCCTTCGGCACCCTTAAAAAGGCCTGCGCCCTGGTGAACCGGGACCTGGGCAAGCTCTCCCCCGAGCTGTGCGACCTCATCGTGAAGGCCGCCGACGAGGTGGCCGCGGGCAAGCTCGACGACCACTTCCCCCTGCGCGTCTGGCAGACGGGCAGCGGCACCCAGAGCAACATGAACGTCAACGAGGTCATCTCCAACCGGGCCATCGAGATGGCCGGGGGCGTGCTGGGCTCCAAGAAGCCGGTCCACCCGAACGACCACGTGAACATGTCCCAGTCCTCCAACGACACCTTCCCCGGCGCCATGTCGATCGCCGCGGCGCTGGAGACGGAAAAGACCCTCCTGCCCGCCGTGGAAAAGCTCCGCGCCGCCCTGGACAAGAAAGCCAAGGAATTCGCCCCCATCGTGAAGATCGGGCGCACCCACCTGATGGACGCCACGCCGCTGACCCTGGGACAGGAATTCTCCGGCTACGTCGCCCTCCTGGAAGCCGACCTGGCGCGGATCAAAAGCGTCCTCCCCGACCTCGACAAGCTGGCCCTGGGCGGCAGCGCCGTGGGCACCGGCCTGAACACCCACCCGGAATTCGCCGCGCGCGTGGCGGCGAAGATCGCCGAGCTGACCGGCCACCCCTTCGTCACCGCGCCGAACAAATTCGCCGCCCTTTCCGCCCATGACGAGCTGGTCATGGCCTCCGGCGCGCTGCGCACCCTGGCCGTGTCGCTGATGAAGATCGCCAACGACGTCCGCTGGCTGGGCAGCGGCCCCCGCTGCGGCCTGGGAGAGCTGACCCTGCCGGAGAACGAGCCCGGCTCCTCCATCATGCCGGGGAAGGTGAACCCCACCCAGTGCGAGGCGATGACCATGGTCTGCGTGCAGGTGATGGGCAACGACGCGGCGATCGGCTTCGGCGGCTCCCAGGGCAACTTCGAGCTGAACGTCTTCAAGCCCGTCATGATCCACAACTACCTCCACTCCGTCCGCCTCCTGGCCGACGCGTGCCGCTCCTTCGTGGAGCATTGCGTGGAGGGGATCGTGCCGAACAAGGAGAAGATCGCCCACTACCTCTCCGACTCCCTCATGCTGGTGACCGCCTTAAGCCCCAAGATCGGCTACGACAAGGCCGCCCAGATCGCCCACGAGGCCCACGTGAAGCACTCGACCCTCCGGGCCGTGGCCATCGAGCTGGGCTACCTCACCGGCGCCGAATTCGACGGCCTGGTGAAGCCGGAAGAAATGACCCACCCCTAA
- a CDS encoding YciI family protein, whose translation MKHFYIEITYTAPLEVVAETLGVHRDFLQTGYDQGILLLSGPMNPRTGGFIVGRGDSLEEFQAFMADDPFLKKNVASYRFVEFVPVKHQPFLQEWFGQ comes from the coding sequence ATGAAGCACTTCTACATCGAAATCACCTACACCGCGCCGCTCGAGGTGGTGGCCGAGACGCTGGGCGTCCACCGCGACTTTCTCCAGACCGGCTACGACCAGGGGATCCTTCTCCTCTCCGGGCCCATGAACCCGCGTACCGGCGGCTTCATCGTGGGCCGGGGCGATTCCCTGGAAGAGTTCCAGGCCTTCATGGCGGACGACCCCTTCCTGAAGAAAAACGTCGCCTCCTACCGCTTCGTCGAATTCGTGCCGGTCAAGCACCAGCCCTTTTTGCAGGAGTGGTTCGGCCAATAG
- a CDS encoding cytochrome b translates to MNPTRFTPLSRLLHWTMAACVLAMLFIGVSMVASLADYHKLVAIHRPLGIAILVLAAVRLINRILNPAPPFPPTMGALERVAAKGSEFLMYALMFILPLVGWGMLSAASYPVVLIGGLRLPPILPHDLALYAALRKAHTVLAYLFFGTFLAHLGAVLFHTFVIRDGLLRRMTGGRE, encoded by the coding sequence ATGAATCCCACCCGCTTCACGCCGCTTTCCCGGCTCCTCCATTGGACGATGGCCGCCTGCGTCCTGGCCATGCTCTTCATTGGCGTCTCCATGGTCGCCTCCCTGGCCGATTATCATAAGCTCGTCGCCATCCACCGGCCGCTGGGCATCGCCATCCTGGTCCTGGCGGCGGTCCGCCTCATCAACCGGATCCTGAACCCCGCGCCGCCCTTCCCGCCGACGATGGGGGCGCTGGAGCGCGTGGCCGCCAAGGGGTCGGAGTTCCTCATGTACGCCCTGATGTTCATCCTGCCGCTGGTGGGGTGGGGAATGCTCTCGGCCGCCAGCTATCCGGTGGTCCTGATCGGCGGGCTGCGGCTGCCGCCGATCCTCCCGCACGACCTGGCGCTCTACGCCGCGTTGCGGAAGGCGCACACCGTCCTGGCCTATCTTTTCTTTGGAACCTTTTTGGCGCACCTGGGCGCGGTGCTTTTCCACACCTTCGTCATCCGGGACGGATTGCTCCGCCGGATGACCGGCGGGCGGGAGTAG
- a CDS encoding catalase family peroxidase, whose amino-acid sequence MANDPSSPRPPLSGGAILLRLAAIGALLAALAGAFLYAGGWLTPGKLGPHRFLALLEKAGIHAGYRRNHAKGLCVAGYFESNGQGARLSKASVFQAGRVPVVGRFSIGGGDPRGADGPQAVRGLGLQFHPADGQEWRTAMIHFPVFPVRTPEEFYGLLVATAPDPATGKPDGAKVKAFLGSHPGVARALGVIQTTPPPPFADAAYHGLNAFYFTNTSGATVPVRWTLVPENPAAAAAAAEAGEPDKNILFDQLLGRLENGPLRWRLVLTVGRPGDPTDDASTAWPDDREQVDAGTVVIERAVGDKESRAQDLNFDPLVLPPGIAPSADPLLSARSAVYSRSFTRRAGEKLAPGSSETFQPRP is encoded by the coding sequence ATGGCCAACGACCCTTCCTCCCCTCGCCCGCCGCTGTCCGGCGGAGCGATCCTTCTCCGGCTTGCCGCCATCGGCGCGCTCCTGGCCGCCTTGGCCGGGGCCTTCCTCTACGCGGGCGGCTGGCTGACGCCGGGGAAGCTCGGCCCGCACCGCTTCCTGGCCCTTCTGGAAAAGGCGGGGATCCACGCGGGCTACCGCCGCAATCATGCGAAGGGCCTCTGCGTCGCCGGGTATTTTGAAAGCAACGGCCAGGGCGCCCGTCTTTCCAAGGCCTCCGTCTTCCAGGCCGGGCGCGTGCCGGTGGTGGGCCGCTTCTCCATCGGCGGGGGCGATCCCCGCGGCGCCGACGGGCCGCAGGCCGTCCGGGGCCTGGGCCTCCAGTTCCACCCGGCCGACGGCCAGGAGTGGCGGACGGCGATGATCCACTTTCCCGTCTTCCCCGTGCGCACGCCGGAGGAGTTCTACGGCCTCCTGGTCGCCACCGCGCCCGATCCCGCCACGGGCAAGCCGGACGGGGCCAAGGTGAAGGCCTTCCTGGGCAGCCACCCGGGCGTCGCCCGCGCGCTGGGCGTCATCCAGACCACGCCGCCGCCGCCCTTTGCCGACGCCGCCTACCACGGCCTCAACGCCTTCTATTTCACCAACACCTCCGGCGCGACGGTGCCGGTGCGCTGGACCCTCGTCCCGGAAAATCCCGCCGCTGCCGCTGCCGCGGCTGAAGCGGGCGAGCCGGACAAGAACATCCTTTTCGACCAGCTCCTGGGCCGCCTGGAAAACGGCCCGCTGCGCTGGCGGCTGGTCCTGACGGTCGGCCGCCCGGGCGACCCGACCGACGACGCCTCCACGGCCTGGCCCGACGACCGCGAGCAGGTCGACGCGGGCACCGTCGTCATCGAGCGCGCGGTGGGGGACAAGGAAAGCCGGGCGCAGGACCTCAACTTCGATCCCCTCGTCCTGCCCCCCGGCATCGCCCCTTCCGCCGATCCGCTCCTGAGCGCCCGCTCCGCCGTCTACTCCCGCTCCTTCACCCGGCGCGCCGGGGAGAAGCTGGCGCCCGGCTCTTCCGAAACCTTCCAACCCCGCCCCTGA
- a CDS encoding NUDIX domain-containing protein encodes MDFHPPAPAEERFDIVDEQDRVVGTERRSVVHARSLRHRAVHILLQNARGEILLQRRSPDKDMNPDCWDSSCSGHLNAGEDYDDAARRELPEELGVAAPPLERLLKLEAGPRTGQEFVWIYQGRHEGPFTPDPKEITALRFVAPEALARELAERPGDFSPAFAYVWEAAGRLMK; translated from the coding sequence ATGGACTTCCACCCGCCCGCCCCCGCCGAAGAACGGTTCGATATCGTCGACGAACAAGACCGCGTCGTCGGAACGGAGCGCCGCTCCGTGGTCCACGCGCGGAGCCTGCGCCACCGGGCGGTCCACATCCTGTTGCAAAACGCCCGGGGGGAAATCCTCCTCCAACGCCGCTCCCCGGACAAGGACATGAACCCGGACTGCTGGGACTCCTCCTGCAGCGGCCACCTGAACGCCGGGGAGGACTACGACGACGCCGCGCGGCGGGAGCTGCCGGAGGAGCTGGGCGTCGCCGCGCCGCCGCTGGAGCGGCTGCTGAAGCTGGAGGCCGGCCCCCGCACGGGCCAGGAGTTCGTCTGGATTTATCAGGGGCGGCACGAGGGGCCCTTCACCCCCGACCCGAAGGAAATCACCGCCCTGCGCTTCGTCGCCCCGGAGGCGCTGGCGCGCGAGCTGGCGGAGCGGCCGGGCGACTTTTCCCCCGCCTTCGCCTACGTCTGGGAGGCGGCGGGCCGCCTCATGAAGTAG
- a CDS encoding chemotaxis protein CheA: MEKIDRLLKELEKESGYARPGSDDGQLPLREIFANLRDASQDQPELAAFHACAGHAVAHIEGVLDALRPWSEADLSLLGALRAELPLLRADPARPFHPPAAAEAPAPQEAASSAPEPEAEKPILLNLGDGEMLQEFVIESSEHLNQIEVGILRLEERPNDPDTLHAIFRAFHTFKGSAGFLGLEPVKRAAHELENLLDLARQGKLAVTTAVIDVILSGSDLLRQFVVEIQTRLQGRKSGEAIAIPTANLIERVRRVASGEAPAEADAAGAETRPARKEEGGHNIHAAVKVDVAKLDALFDLVGEMVVTQALVAQDPGVRSFSAERLGRNLSHLGRITGDLQKTAMSLRMVPIRSTFQRMQRAVRDLAGKLGKRVDLVLEGEETELDRTLVQEIADPLLHMVRNSVDHGIEMPEERERAGKAPAGTLALRAFQRGGSIGIEIADDGAGLNRERILAKARERGLAAPDAVLSDAEVFQLIFAPGFSTAATVSEVSGRGVGMDVVRRNVEKLRGRIEIASAPGRGSTFTLLLPLTLAIIDGLILRVGEQRYVLPALSVRESIRIAPEMMATVHERHEMVGLRGVLHPLIRLHALFEVPGAVTDPAAGLGVIVEAGAQSGCLLVDELVGKQEIVIKSLGPSLRHVRALSGAAILGDGSVGLILDPAALLQPEREPVAAA, translated from the coding sequence ATGGAAAAAATCGACCGCCTGCTCAAGGAGCTGGAAAAGGAATCGGGCTACGCCAGGCCCGGGAGCGACGACGGGCAGCTGCCCCTGCGCGAGATCTTCGCCAACCTGCGGGACGCCTCCCAGGACCAGCCGGAGCTGGCCGCCTTCCACGCCTGCGCGGGCCACGCCGTCGCCCACATCGAGGGGGTCCTCGACGCCCTCCGCCCCTGGAGCGAGGCCGACCTCTCCCTGCTGGGCGCGCTGCGGGCGGAGCTGCCCCTCCTCCGCGCCGATCCCGCCCGCCCCTTCCACCCGCCCGCCGCCGCGGAAGCCCCCGCGCCGCAGGAGGCCGCCTCCTCCGCGCCGGAGCCGGAGGCGGAGAAGCCCATCCTCCTCAACCTGGGGGACGGGGAGATGCTTCAGGAATTCGTCATCGAGTCGTCCGAGCACCTGAACCAGATCGAGGTGGGCATCCTCCGCTTGGAGGAGCGGCCGAACGATCCCGACACCCTCCACGCCATCTTCCGCGCCTTCCACACGTTCAAGGGGAGCGCGGGCTTCCTGGGCCTGGAGCCGGTCAAGCGCGCCGCGCACGAGCTGGAGAACCTCCTGGACCTGGCGCGGCAGGGGAAGCTGGCCGTCACCACCGCCGTCATCGACGTCATCCTCTCCGGCTCCGACCTGCTGCGGCAGTTCGTCGTCGAGATCCAGACGCGCCTGCAGGGGCGCAAGTCGGGGGAGGCGATCGCCATCCCCACCGCCAATTTGATCGAGCGCGTCCGCCGCGTCGCCTCCGGGGAGGCCCCCGCGGAGGCCGACGCCGCCGGCGCGGAGACGCGCCCGGCCCGGAAAGAGGAAGGCGGGCACAACATCCACGCGGCGGTGAAGGTCGACGTGGCCAAGCTCGACGCCCTCTTCGACCTCGTAGGGGAGATGGTCGTCACCCAGGCCCTCGTCGCGCAGGACCCGGGCGTGCGCTCCTTTTCCGCCGAGCGGCTGGGCCGGAACCTTTCCCATCTGGGCCGCATCACGGGCGACCTGCAGAAGACCGCCATGTCCCTGCGCATGGTCCCCATCCGCTCCACCTTCCAGCGCATGCAGCGCGCCGTGCGCGACCTGGCGGGCAAGCTTGGCAAGCGGGTCGACCTGGTGCTGGAGGGGGAGGAGACGGAGCTGGACCGCACCCTGGTGCAGGAGATCGCCGACCCGCTCCTCCACATGGTGCGCAACTCCGTCGACCACGGCATCGAGATGCCGGAGGAGCGGGAGCGTGCGGGCAAGGCGCCCGCCGGCACGCTGGCCCTGCGCGCCTTCCAGCGGGGCGGCTCCATCGGCATCGAGATCGCCGACGACGGCGCGGGCCTCAACCGGGAGCGCATCCTGGCCAAGGCGCGGGAGCGCGGGCTGGCGGCCCCGGACGCCGTCCTTTCCGACGCGGAGGTCTTCCAGCTCATCTTCGCCCCCGGCTTTTCCACCGCCGCCACGGTCAGCGAGGTCTCCGGCCGGGGCGTGGGCATGGACGTGGTGCGGCGCAACGTGGAGAAGCTGCGCGGCCGGATCGAGATCGCCTCCGCCCCCGGGCGCGGCTCCACCTTCACCCTCCTTTTGCCGCTGACCCTGGCGATCATCGACGGCCTCATCCTGCGCGTCGGCGAGCAGCGGTACGTTCTCCCGGCGCTTTCCGTGCGGGAGTCGATCCGCATCGCGCCGGAGATGATGGCCACCGTCCACGAACGGCATGAGATGGTCGGCCTGCGCGGCGTGCTTCACCCGCTCATCCGCCTGCACGCGCTCTTCGAGGTGCCCGGCGCGGTCACCGATCCCGCGGCGGGCCTCGGCGTCATCGTGGAGGCGGGCGCGCAGAGCGGCTGCCTCCTGGTCGACGAGCTGGTCGGCAAGCAGGAGATCGTCATCAAGAGCCTGGGCCCTTCCCTGCGCCACGTGCGGGCCCTTTCCGGCGCGGCCATCCTGGGGGACGGCAGCGTGGGCCTCATCCTGGATCCGGCGGCGCTCCTCCAGCCGGAGCGGGAGCCCGTGGCCGCCGCATGA
- a CDS encoding cytochrome c — protein sequence MLGFRYLALLLFLGSFALWGGMTAATYLRGRPEPQPRERAASPARGRQDYATYCQTCHGDQGRGDGMAAKLGIPGVADLTGAHARALTDAQIFDIITHGKGKMEGYAESLSAPQRRDIAAHVRFLQQQAPSKP from the coding sequence GTGCTCGGCTTTCGCTATCTGGCTCTGCTTCTTTTCCTAGGCTCCTTCGCCCTCTGGGGCGGGATGACCGCCGCCACCTACCTGCGCGGGCGGCCGGAGCCGCAACCGCGCGAGCGCGCCGCCTCCCCGGCGCGGGGCCGCCAGGACTACGCCACCTACTGCCAGACCTGCCACGGGGACCAGGGCCGGGGAGACGGCATGGCCGCCAAGCTGGGCATCCCCGGCGTGGCCGACCTGACCGGCGCGCACGCCCGCGCCCTGACCGACGCGCAGATTTTCGACATCATCACCCACGGCAAGGGCAAGATGGAGGGCTACGCCGAAAGCCTTTCGGCGCCGCAGCGCCGGGACATCGCCGCCCACGTCCGCTTCCTGCAGCAGCAGGCCCCCTCCAAGCCATGA
- a CDS encoding cytochrome c, protein MNAPRPVPLWFALAYGFLALWALGYLLFYNGDFRADVYEEEGPAPDAAETAADPVALGKTLYARNCAVCHQPDGQGLPGYYPPLAGSPFVLRQEGRTERQLARIVLGGLVEPVIVRGHAYNGTMTPWGELLTDTQIAAVLTYAGQAWGNAAPPVASETVAAARRESAGRDRPWTVGELEKIR, encoded by the coding sequence ATGAACGCGCCGCGTCCCGTCCCACTCTGGTTCGCGCTGGCGTACGGGTTCCTGGCGCTCTGGGCGCTGGGCTACCTCCTATTCTACAACGGCGACTTCCGCGCCGACGTTTACGAGGAGGAAGGTCCCGCCCCCGACGCGGCGGAGACCGCCGCCGACCCGGTGGCGCTGGGCAAGACGCTCTACGCGCGGAACTGCGCCGTCTGCCACCAGCCGGACGGCCAGGGGCTGCCCGGCTACTATCCGCCGCTGGCGGGCTCCCCCTTCGTCCTCCGGCAGGAAGGGCGCACGGAACGGCAGCTGGCCCGCATCGTCCTGGGCGGGCTGGTGGAGCCGGTCATCGTGCGCGGCCACGCGTACAACGGCACGATGACGCCGTGGGGCGAGCTGCTCACGGACACGCAAATCGCCGCCGTCCTAACCTACGCGGGCCAGGCGTGGGGGAACGCCGCGCCGCCGGTCGCGTCGGAGACGGTGGCCGCCGCGCGCCGGGAAAGCGCGGGGCGGGACCGGCCCTGGACGGTCGGGGAGCTGGAAAAAATCCGTTAG
- a CDS encoding nitroreductase family protein, which yields MKPTPRQPEHSADRLFVDRWSPRSLLPEPIPEADLLVLLEAARWAPSSYNNQPWRILYARRETAAWPAFFDLLVEANKGWAKDAAALLLFVSHRFFEHNGKPCPTHSFDTGAAWENLALQAAAKGYVAHGMQGFDAEKARAVLEVPEGFAVEVMVAVGRQGPKEALPEELQKREEPNGRRPLAATAAEGKFTAALLPKKD from the coding sequence ATGAAGCCGACCCCCCGCCAACCCGAACATTCCGCCGACCGCCTCTTCGTCGACCGCTGGTCGCCCCGCTCTCTCCTGCCGGAGCCGATCCCGGAAGCCGACCTCCTGGTCCTGTTGGAGGCGGCCCGTTGGGCGCCCTCGTCCTACAACAACCAGCCGTGGCGGATCCTCTACGCCCGCCGGGAGACGGCGGCTTGGCCGGCCTTCTTCGACCTCCTGGTCGAGGCCAACAAGGGGTGGGCCAAGGACGCCGCCGCCCTCCTTCTCTTCGTCTCCCACCGCTTCTTCGAGCATAACGGCAAGCCCTGCCCGACCCACTCCTTCGACACCGGCGCGGCGTGGGAGAACCTGGCCCTCCAGGCGGCGGCCAAGGGCTACGTCGCCCACGGCATGCAGGGGTTCGACGCGGAGAAGGCGCGGGCGGTCCTTGAAGTGCCGGAGGGCTTTGCCGTGGAGGTGATGGTGGCCGTCGGCCGCCAGGGGCCGAAGGAGGCGCTGCCGGAGGAGCTGCAAAAGCGGGAGGAGCCGAACGGCCGCCGCCCGCTGGCCGCCACGGCGGCGGAGGGGAAGTTCACCGCCGCCCTCCTGCCCAAAAAAGACTAA